Proteins encoded within one genomic window of Gammaproteobacteria bacterium:
- the mreC gene encoding rod shape-determining protein MreC, whose amino-acid sequence MALSTPDSEPRLFSGPAPGLRLVVLVALAIVLMVFDHRDQHLARIRGYLAAALYPLQEAVDAPSAASRWMSDNLAARERLIEENAGLKRELLLERGHLQRMAALEAENARMRALLDSTAKVGDKALIAEILSVDMDRLRHRVVLNRGSRDGVFVGQALIDARGVVGQVTRDRGSSSEALLITDPDHAVPVEIVRNGLRSIALGTGDLERLSLPFLARNSDVKAGDLLVTSGLGGSFPAGYPVATVQEVRGDSGEPFLVVTARPAAALDRIREVLLVQPPPAEVAAPPEDSPLPPPPPAATRTGKPAPAKPPAAAPAAVPAATPAPAATPAPAATPAAPVAPAAPAAERAE is encoded by the coding sequence ATGGCGCTCTCGACACCCGACAGCGAGCCACGACTGTTTTCCGGGCCTGCCCCGGGGCTGAGGCTTGTCGTGCTGGTGGCGCTCGCCATCGTGCTCATGGTGTTCGACCACCGCGACCAGCACCTGGCGCGCATCCGCGGCTACCTCGCCGCCGCGCTGTACCCCTTGCAGGAGGCCGTGGATGCGCCATCGGCTGCCAGCCGCTGGATGAGCGACAACCTCGCGGCGCGCGAGCGGCTGATCGAGGAGAACGCCGGGCTGAAGCGCGAGCTGCTGCTCGAGCGCGGGCACCTGCAGCGCATGGCCGCGCTGGAGGCGGAGAACGCCCGCATGCGCGCCCTGCTCGACTCCACCGCCAAGGTCGGCGACAAGGCGCTGATCGCCGAGATCCTCTCCGTGGACATGGATCGCCTGCGCCATCGGGTGGTGCTCAACCGCGGCAGCCGCGATGGCGTGTTCGTCGGCCAGGCGCTCATCGATGCCCGGGGTGTCGTCGGCCAGGTCACCCGGGACCGCGGCAGCAGCAGCGAGGCGCTGCTCATCACCGACCCTGACCACGCCGTGCCGGTGGAGATCGTGCGCAACGGCCTGCGCAGCATCGCGCTCGGTACCGGCGACCTCGAACGCCTCTCCCTGCCCTTCCTGGCGCGCAATTCCGACGTCAAGGCCGGCGACCTGCTGGTCACTTCAGGCCTCGGCGGCAGCTTTCCGGCAGGCTATCCGGTCGCCACGGTGCAGGAAGTTCGCGGCGACAGCGGCGAGCCCTTCCTGGTGGTGACTGCGCGACCGGCTGCCGCGCTCGACCGCATCCGCGAGGTCCTGCTGGTGCAGCCACCGCCGGCCGAGGTGGCGGCACCGCCCGAGGACAGCCCGCTGCCCCCGCCGCCGCCGGCGGCGACCCGCACCGGCAAGCCGGCGCCCGCGAAGCCCCCGGCAGCGGCGCCTGCTGCGGTGCCGGCTGCGACCCCGGCGCCTGCTGCGACCCCGGCGCCGGCCGCCACACCGGCGGCACCCGTCGCACCAGCCGCGCCCGCGGCGGAACGCGCAGAATGA
- the mreD gene encoding rod shape-determining protein MreD: MSRNRTSPLMLWVTLLGALALAVFPLPEAVEPFRPPFLTMAIIYWTMMWPRLCGLLTAFIAGLLLDVLYGSLLGQHALALVVVSFLTLRFHLQIRNFPLWQLTASATLLLAIDTFFVFWSDGIAGDPTGGPARWITVAAGTVAWVPVMALLDRLRLRSENRSKRFA, from the coding sequence ATGAGCCGCAACCGCACCAGCCCGTTGATGCTCTGGGTGACGCTGCTCGGCGCCCTGGCGCTGGCGGTCTTTCCCCTGCCGGAGGCCGTCGAGCCCTTCCGCCCACCGTTCCTGACCATGGCGATCATCTACTGGACCATGATGTGGCCGCGCCTCTGCGGGCTGCTCACTGCCTTCATCGCCGGCCTGCTGCTCGATGTCCTCTACGGCAGCCTGCTCGGCCAGCACGCCCTCGCGCTGGTGGTGGTGTCCTTCCTGACGCTGCGTTTCCACCTGCAGATCCGCAATTTCCCGCTGTGGCAGCTGACCGCCTCGGCGACGCTGCTGCTGGCGATCGACACCTTCTTCGTGTTCTGGTCGGACGGCATCGCCGGCGATCCCACCGGCGGCCCGGCACGCTGGATCACGGTCGCGGCGGGCACCGTGGCCTGGGTGCCGGTCATGGCGCTGCTCGACAGGCTGCGGCTGCGCTCCGAGAACCGCAGCAAGCGCTTCGCCTGA
- the mrdA gene encoding penicillin-binding protein 2 translates to MAQGARIKDHWAEQRLFLARLVFALGFIIVLAVIVVSRLVQLQVMQYDYYSAQSQGNRIRVQPVPPTRGLILDRNGRVLAENQASFDLVLTPEQVPDLEATLSYLVATGLVEADDLGDIREEIAAHRRYEAVGIRDHLSELEVARFALNRPYLQGVDIRGRLSRSYPYGGALAHALGYVGGLNAADLKEVDPVAYAGTAQIGKVSVERAFEAALHGAPGQEQVLVNARGRSLQTLDRTGARPGDDVVLALDLDAQLAAYEGLTGRRGAVVAIDPKNGEVIAFVSTPAFDPNLISAGLSRKAYNALQEDIDKPLFNRALRGTYPPGSTVKPIVALAALHNGTLKPTDHVYCGGAYSLPGSSHRYRDWKPEGHGAVDLQAGIEQSCDVYFYQVARELGIDRLSSFMKDFGLGATTGIDMPGEKGGLVPSPEWKRSAFKRAAYQVWFPGETLITGIGQGYTLVTPVQLAHATATIAARGQRFRPTMLLATRDPLSGRTQPATPIALPAVDAVKPADWDAIIAGMHGVLQGARGTARAAGMAVPFQVAGKSGTAQVFTVAQSQKYKAMDVAERMRDHALFVAFGPLEDPRIAVAVVVENGESGSKVAAPIALKVMEAYLRMGPPGA, encoded by the coding sequence ATGGCACAGGGCGCACGCATCAAGGACCACTGGGCCGAGCAACGCCTGTTCCTGGCGAGGCTGGTGTTCGCGCTGGGCTTCATCATCGTGCTGGCGGTGATCGTCGTCAGCCGGCTGGTGCAGCTGCAGGTGATGCAGTACGACTACTACTCCGCCCAGTCGCAGGGCAACCGCATCCGCGTCCAGCCCGTGCCGCCGACCCGCGGGCTGATCCTCGACCGCAACGGCCGGGTGCTGGCCGAGAACCAGGCGAGCTTCGACCTGGTGCTCACGCCGGAACAGGTACCGGACCTGGAGGCGACGCTGAGCTACCTGGTGGCCACCGGGCTGGTCGAGGCGGACGACCTCGGCGACATCCGCGAGGAGATCGCCGCCCACCGCCGCTACGAGGCCGTCGGCATCCGCGACCACCTCAGCGAGCTGGAGGTGGCGCGCTTTGCCCTGAACCGCCCCTACCTGCAGGGCGTGGACATCCGTGGCCGGCTGTCGCGCAGCTACCCCTACGGCGGCGCGCTGGCCCACGCCCTGGGCTATGTCGGCGGCCTCAACGCCGCGGACCTCAAGGAAGTCGACCCGGTCGCCTATGCCGGCACCGCGCAGATCGGCAAGGTCTCGGTGGAGCGCGCCTTCGAGGCGGCGCTGCACGGCGCGCCGGGGCAGGAGCAGGTGCTGGTCAATGCACGGGGACGCAGCCTGCAGACGCTGGACCGGACCGGTGCCCGGCCGGGGGACGACGTGGTGCTGGCGCTCGACCTCGATGCGCAGCTGGCGGCCTACGAGGGGCTCACCGGGCGGCGCGGCGCGGTGGTCGCCATCGACCCGAAGAACGGCGAGGTCATCGCCTTCGTCAGCACGCCGGCCTTCGACCCGAACCTGATCAGCGCCGGCCTGTCGCGCAAGGCCTATAACGCGCTGCAGGAGGACATCGACAAGCCGCTGTTCAACCGCGCCCTGCGCGGCACCTACCCGCCCGGCTCCACGGTGAAGCCGATCGTGGCGCTGGCCGCCCTCCACAATGGCACCCTCAAGCCGACCGACCACGTCTACTGCGGCGGCGCCTACTCCCTGCCCGGCAGCAGCCACCGCTACCGCGACTGGAAGCCCGAGGGACATGGCGCCGTGGACCTGCAGGCCGGCATCGAGCAATCCTGCGACGTCTACTTCTACCAGGTGGCGCGCGAGCTGGGCATAGACCGCCTGAGCAGCTTCATGAAGGACTTCGGCCTCGGCGCCACCACGGGCATCGACATGCCCGGCGAGAAGGGAGGGCTGGTGCCGTCTCCGGAGTGGAAGCGCAGCGCCTTCAAGCGCGCGGCCTACCAGGTCTGGTTCCCCGGCGAGACCCTGATCACCGGCATCGGCCAGGGCTACACGCTGGTGACACCGGTGCAGCTGGCGCATGCCACGGCGACGATTGCCGCCCGGGGCCAGCGCTTCCGCCCCACCATGCTGCTGGCCACCCGCGATCCGCTCAGCGGCCGCACGCAGCCCGCCACGCCCATCGCCCTGCCGGCGGTGGATGCGGTGAAGCCCGCTGACTGGGATGCCATCATCGCCGGCATGCACGGCGTGCTGCAGGGCGCGCGGGGCACGGCCCGCGCCGCGGGCATGGCCGTGCCGTTCCAGGTGGCGGGCAAGAGCGGCACCGCCCAGGTGTTCACCGTCGCGCAATCACAGAAGTACAAGGCCATGGACGTGGCCGAGCGCATGCGCGACCACGCGCTGTTCGTCGCCTTCGGCCCGCTGGAGGACCCGCGGATCGCGGTGGCCGTCGTCGTGGAAAACGGGGAGAGCGGCAGCAAGGTGGCCGCGCCCATCGCCCTGAAGGTGATGGAAGCCTACCTGCGGATGGGGCCCCCGGGGGCATGA
- the rodA gene encoding rod shape-determining protein RodA: MSRQRDSERNSRLGAFGRVLRWAHMDPPLLSGIIAILLFATFVLFSASGQSWGMMQAHAGKVAVAMVAMLVAARIDPVWLRRGAPWLYLAGLGLLVLVLATGDIAKGGQRWLDFGLRFQPSEVMKLAVPLTLARLFHDRPLPPSILLVAGSLAIVLLPTVLIAVQPDLGTAVLIVLTGAIAIFLAGLGWRYILGALTLAAASLPALWYVMHDYQRNRVLTLLDPDSDPLGAGYHIIQSKIAIGSGGFFGKGWLNGSQGQLEFLPERSTDFIFAVIGEEWGLMGALALMAVYLFVVGRGLYIAATAPDTFTRILAGSLSITFFFYVFVNSAMVTGLLPVVGVPLPLVSAGGTSMVTLLAGFGILMSIQTHRKLGDAVRR, translated from the coding sequence ATGAGCCGCCAGCGCGACAGCGAGCGCAACTCGCGCCTCGGCGCCTTCGGGCGCGTGCTGCGCTGGGCACACATGGACCCGCCGCTGCTCTCCGGCATCATCGCCATCCTGCTGTTCGCCACCTTCGTGCTCTTCAGCGCCTCCGGGCAGAGCTGGGGCATGATGCAGGCGCATGCCGGCAAGGTGGCGGTGGCCATGGTGGCGATGCTGGTGGCCGCGCGCATCGACCCGGTATGGCTGCGACGCGGTGCGCCCTGGCTGTACCTCGCGGGCCTCGGGCTGCTGGTGCTGGTGCTCGCCACCGGCGACATCGCCAAGGGCGGGCAGCGCTGGCTGGACTTCGGCCTGCGCTTCCAGCCCTCCGAGGTGATGAAGCTCGCCGTGCCGCTGACCCTGGCGCGGCTGTTCCATGACCGGCCGCTGCCGCCATCGATCCTGCTGGTCGCCGGCAGCCTCGCCATCGTGCTGCTGCCCACCGTGCTGATCGCCGTGCAGCCGGATCTCGGCACCGCCGTGCTGATCGTGCTCACCGGTGCCATCGCCATCTTCCTCGCCGGCCTCGGCTGGCGCTACATCCTCGGCGCGCTCACCTTGGCCGCGGCCTCCCTGCCGGCGCTCTGGTACGTGATGCACGACTACCAGAGGAACCGCGTGCTGACGCTGCTCGACCCGGACAGCGACCCGCTCGGCGCCGGCTACCACATCATCCAGTCGAAGATCGCCATAGGCTCCGGCGGTTTCTTCGGCAAGGGCTGGCTCAATGGCAGCCAGGGCCAGCTGGAGTTCCTGCCCGAACGCTCCACCGACTTCATCTTCGCGGTGATCGGCGAGGAATGGGGGCTGATGGGTGCGCTGGCCCTGATGGCGGTCTACCTCTTCGTGGTGGGCCGCGGCCTGTACATCGCCGCCACGGCCCCGGACACCTTCACGCGCATCCTCGCCGGCAGCCTCTCCATCACGTTCTTCTTCTACGTGTTCGTCAACTCCGCCATGGTCACCGGGCTGCTGCCCGTGGTGGGCGTTCCGCTGCCGCTGGTCAGCGCCGGCGGCACCTCCATGGTCACGCTGCTGGCCGGCTTCGGCATCCTCATGTCGATCCAGACGCATCGCAAACTCGGCGACGCGGTCCGGCGCT